The following coding sequences are from one Stigmatopora nigra isolate UIUO_SnigA chromosome 10, RoL_Snig_1.1, whole genome shotgun sequence window:
- the ppcs gene encoding phosphopantothenate--cysteine ligase encodes MSQPRTSSIDGKLAEEFTAPSHVDEVREKMLAFAQFHAEAGRRVVLITSGGTKVPLESRTVRFLDNFSSGRRGSQSAECFLDSGYAVVFLHRHRSLFPYARLFSSVNILDALQFSDGDREPDRVVVNAEVLPDVARVLKKYHQVTASKLLLPIEFSTLSEYLHLLKASAQALDTIGSKAMFYLAAAVSDFYIPASDMPEHKIQSSNGPLQLSMKMVPKILSPLVKDWAPRAFVISFKLETDTAILLDKARKALETYRHQAVVANALDSRRGHVVVVTPSSQHEVVLSQEDLENRVEIEEKIVANLTAAHESFIKQQAG; translated from the exons ATGTCACAACCCAGAACATCTTCCATCGATGGCAAGTTGGCAGAAGAGTTCACGGCACCATCGCACGTCGACGAGGTCCGCGAGAAGATGTTGGCTTTCGCCCAGTTCCATGCCGAGGCGGGCCGCCGCGTTGTCCTCATCACGTCCGGTGGCACCAAAGTCCCGCTGGAGTCACGTACCGTCCGCTTCCTGGACAATTTCAGCAGCGGCAGGAGGGGATCGCAGTCCGCCGAATGCTTCCTGGACAGCGGCTACGCCGTCGTCTTCCTGCACAGGCATCGTTCGCTCTTCCCATATGCTCGCTTGTTCTCCTCCGTCAACATCCTGGACGCTCTGCAGTTCTCGGACGGGGATCGGGAACCGGATCGCGTGGTGGTGAACGCGGAGGTGCTCCCCGACGTGGCTAGAGTGCTGAAGAAATACCACCAAGTTACAGCATCCAAACTCCTCCTCCCCATCGAGTTCAGCACGCTGTCGGAGTACCTGCACCTCCTCAAAGCGTCAGCGCAGGCCCTCGACACCATCG GATCCAAGGCCATGTTTTACTTGGCGGCGGCTGTGTCTGATTTCTATATTCCTGCGAGTGACATGCCAGAGCACAAAATCCAGTCTTCCAATGGACCGCTTCAA CTCAGCATGAAGATGGTTCCCAAAATCTTGTCCCCGCTGGTAAAAGACTGGGCGCCACGGGCCTTCGTCATATCCTTCAAACTGGAGACAGACACCGCCATCCTGCTGGACAAGGCTCGGAAAGCATTGGAAACGTACAGGCACCAGGCGGTCGTGGCCAACGCGCTGGACTCGAGGCGGGGCCACGTGGTGGTGGTGACGCCCAGCAGCCAGCACGAGGTGGTCCTCTCCCAGGAGGACCTCGAAAACCGGGTGGAGATCGAAGAGAAGATCGTGGCTAATTTGACGGCAGCGCACGAGAGCTTCATTAAACAACAAGCAGGCTGA
- the trim62.1 gene encoding E3 ubiquitin-protein ligase TRIM62: MACCLKDELLCSICLSIYQDPVSFGCEHYFCRKCITEHWSRQEPHGARDCPECRRSFADPLLSPSLKLSNIVERYSAFPLDAILNAQRSSYPCKDHEKVKLFCLTDKSLVCFFCDEPALHEQHQVTTIDEAYEEIQREMKEQLATLHDSEKGHTEALQLLQRQLTETKSSAKGLRATISDAFERLHRFLRERQKSMLEELEMDTARKLTDIEHKIQRYSQQLRDVKEGIQILQERLDETGRHDFLEGVAITSERIKGKIHETNLTYEDFPTSKYMGPLQYTIWKSLFQDISPVPAALMLDPITAHQRLILSDDCTIVAYGNLHPQPLQDSPRRFDVEVSVLGAEGFASGVHYWEVMVSEKTQWMIGVASETVSRKGSIQIQPGRGFYCIVMHDGNQYSACTEPWTRLNVKSKLEKVGVYLDYPKGLLIFYNADDMSWLYTYREKFPMKVFPYFSPGQSHANGKNVQPLRINTVRL, translated from the exons ATGGCTTGCTGTCTGAAGGACGAGCTCCTGTGTTCCATCTGTCTGAGCATCTACCAAGACCCGGTCAGTTTCGGTTGCGAGCACTACTTCTGCCGCAAGTGCATCACCGAGCACTGGAGCCGGCAGGAGCCGCACGGCGCCCGCGACTGCCCCGAGTGCCGGCGCAGCTTCGCCGACCCGCTGTTGTCCCCCAGCCTCAAACTGTCCAACATCGTGGAGCGCTACTCGGCTTTCCCGCTCGACGCCATCCTCAACGCACAGCGCAGCTCGTACCCCTGCAAGGACCACGAGAAGGTCAAGCTCTTTTGCCTCACCGACAAGAGTCTGGTGTGTTTCTTCTGCGACGAACCGGCGCTCCACGAGCAGCACCAGGTCACCACCATCGACGAGGCGTACGAAGAAATTCAG AGGGAGATGAAGGAGCAGCTGGCCACACTGCACGACAGCGAGAAGGGTCACACTGAGGCCCTGCAGCTCTTACAGAGACAGCTCACTGAGACCAAG TCCTCAGCCAAAGGTCTACGCGCCACCATAAGCGATGCCTTTGAGCGCCTTCACCGCTTCCTTCGCGAGCGTCAGAAGAGCATGCTGGAAGAACTGGAGATGGACACGGCGCGTAAGCTAACCGATATCGAGCACAAGATCCAACGCTACAGTCAACAGCTACGCGACGTCAAGGAGGGCATCCAAATCCTGCAGGAGCGCCTCGATGAGACGGGGCGCCATGACTTCTTGGAGGGCGTGGCCATCACGTCCGAGAG AATTAAAGGGAAGATCCACGAGACCAATCTGACTTATGAGGACTTCCCGACATCCAAGTATATGGGGCCTTTGCAGTACACCATCTGGAAGTCGCTCTTCCAGGATATTTCTCCAG TGCCCGCCGCGTTGATGCTGGACCCCATCACGGCTCACCAAAGACTGATCCTTTCGGACGACTGCACCATCGTGGCCTACGGGAACCTCCACCCGCAGCCCCTGCAGGACTCGCCGCGACGCTTCGACGTGGAGGTTTCGGTCCTGGGCGCCGAGGGCTTCGCGTCCGGCGTCCACTACTGGGAGGTGATGGTGTCGGAGAAGACCCAGTGGATGATCGGCGTGGCCAGCGAGACGGTAAGCCGCAAGGGCAGCATCCAGATCCAACCCGGACGCGGTTTCTACTGCATCGTCATGCACGACGGCAACCAATACAGCGCCTGCACCGAGCCCTGGACCCGCCTCAACGTCAAGAGTAAGTTGGAAAAGGTGGGCGTCTACCTGGACTACCCCAAAGGCCTGCTTATCTTCTACAACGCGGACGACATGTCCTGGCTTTACACTTACCGCGAGAAGTTCCCCATGAAGGTTTTCCCTTACTTCAGTCCAGGCCAAAGTCATGCCAATGGCAAAAATGTTCAGCCGCTGCGAATTAACACTGTGCGCCTTTAG
- the utp3 gene encoding something about silencing protein 10 produces MVRAIRRKKIQRPKAQPQYDEGDPEGYKSLGVPKEIPKDIIDEFHENKIEKLLASGAHLHSDEDDLDDEEEIMALDASESDDDDDDYGDGYDDYENEEEDEEDEGTDMESDLEAKVEEKLPDELAWGTKKRSFYDSDYVTKKGKTLEELEAEDEEEEEEAKKIQKRMAEQLSEDDYDLNFLQEFAKEEQTETTVVDKKIVKDLKQMSHKEKMKLLKKESPEFLELIQDLKEKLTELKEQLFPLLEMVKDGRIPPGKGADYLKTKQQLYLNYCTNISFYVGLKAKRIPAHNHPVIERMLTYRNLINELSSVDARLEPQYKKLLAAWKEEGIPSKPVAKKKVSAKAVAKTMVDSDTDMDEEEALRFYHEVEGRLKLKKENKQRKEENEKVNGVGELDPEGKRSITYQMFKNKGLTPKRKKIDRNPRVKHREKYRRAKIRRKGQVREVRREETRYSGEMSGIRAGVKKSIKLK; encoded by the exons ATGGTTCGAGCGATAAG GCGTAAAAAAATCCAGAGGCCAAAAGCACAGCCACAATATGATGAAGGTGACCCAGAAGGATACAAAAGCCTTGGTGTCCCTAAAGAA ATTCCAAAGGACATAATTGATGAGTTTCATGAAAACAAGATTGAG AAACTTCTTGCCAGTGGAGCTCACTTACACAGCGACGAGGACGACCTAGACGAtgaa GAGGAAATCATGGCCTTGGATGCTTCCGAgtcggacgacgacgacgatgactaCGGCGATGGTTATGACGATTACGAAaatgaagaggaagatgaggaagatgaggGCACTGACATGGAGAGTGATCTAGAGGCAAAGGTGGAGGAAA AGCTTCCTGACGAACTAGCATGGGGCACCAAGAAGAGGTCATTCTACGACTCAGATTACGTGACCAAAA AGGGCAAAACACTGGAGGAACTGGAAGCagaagacgaagaagaggaagaagaagccaaaaaaatccagaagCGCATGGCCGAGCAGCTCAGTGAGGATGATTACGACTTGAACTTTCTCCAG GAATTTGCCAAAGAGGAACAAACCGAGACAACGGTTGTGGACAAGAAGATCGTCAAGGACTTGAAGCAGATGTCTCACAAGGAGAAAATGAAACTGTTGAAGAAGGAGTCGCCCGAGTTCCTGGAACTTATTCAGGACTTGAAGGAAAAG CTCACAGAACTGAAGGAGCAGCTTTTTCCACTTCTGGAAATGGTTAAGGATGGAAGGATCCCACCTGGAAAG GGCGCCGACTACCTGAAGACTAAACAGCAGCTTTACCTCAA TTATTGTACCAATATCAGCTTCTACGTGGGACTCAAGGCCAAACGGATACCCGCTCACAACCACCCGGTCATTGAACGAATGCTCACCTACAGAAAT CTCATCAATGAACTGAGCTCTGTTGATGCCCGCTTGGAGCCGCAGTACAAAAAGCTCTTAGCCGCTTGGAAGGAAGAAGGAATCCCGAGCAAACCAGTGGCAAAGAAAAAG GTTTCGGCCAAAGCGGTGGCCAAAACGATGGTTGACTCCGACACAGATATGGATGAAGAGGAAGCGTTGCGTTTCTACCATGAAGTGGAAGGGAGGTTGAAGTTGAAGAAGGAGAACAAACAGCGGAAAGA GGAGAACGAAAAAGTGAATGGAGTGGGTGAGTTGGATCCAGAGGGGAAAAGAAGCATCACATACCAG ATGTTCAAAAATAAAGGACTCACACCAAAGAGGAAGAAGATCGACCGGAACCCCCGTGTCAAACACCGGGAGAAGTACAGGCGTGCAAAGATTCGCAGAAAGGGCCAG GTCCGCGAGGTTCGCCGGGAGGAGACAAGATACAGCGGAGAAATGTCGGGTATCCGCGCTGGAGTCAAGAAAAGTATCAAACTCAAGTAA
- the fam83e gene encoding uncharacterized protein fam83e has protein sequence MQSQSSQKASLDENAVILPVTPSSPEFLYSERERRSVENLLCGGPKAFYTSVRAEPIGRFLSPDEVGEITSWVQDFHFTPLPKKENGQDPDKEDLASSYFPSCTDVPVPRLNLGWPETPWVRLENIAVYTNPPAEGKPSIREVIRRHLQKAGQVLAIVTDRLTDSTIIGDLHDAASRGVPVYIILNQRTSEKYTFQRLGHPNIQVRLLGGKSFCSSKGKMMVGELKDKFILVDLVTVIHGSYSLTWTDTHLHRQIISVINGSAVDSFDKEFRVLFAASAPVPNMSDYVVSHVERRVEPIDFTDPSPPRHFHRMEEILNPPSPPMNTHLDWEAMGVIPRGTFPDSLEEEGIVASQAAVQTAMEFEKKTLLLDTFNHIGYEAMTTRRFWDSSPMTENIPDNPKNSADHHTNPPNNYFQERRNNTGDRQFSSWRDNRNNDLSQNKLLYSTDLDEITTIENKPESRKPLILRVPQSESFNSLSDLMKRFKTKRNKGEMLRKDSRNNLTEITQSMMDLREDALDSDPTPDEKRFSMPRLNAHSYDQNRITPGLFLMKRRNNEVKTRDRSRGFGLDLNWKPSRETKEVEDQ, from the exons ATGCAAAGTCAAAGCTCTCAGAAGGCGAGCCTGGATGAGAACGCAGTCATCCTGCCGGTAACGCCGTCTTCCCCGGAGTTCCTCTACTCTGAGAGAGAGCGTCGGTCGGTGGAGAATCTCTTGTGCGGTGGTCCCAAAGCTTTCTACACCTCAGTCAGAGCCGAGCCCATTGGTCGTTTCTTGTCTCCCGATGAAGTCGGCGAGATAACCAGCTGGGTTCAGGACTTTCATTTTACCCCCCTGCCAAAGAAGGAAAACGGCCAAGACCCCGACAAAGAGGACCTAGCGTCTTCCTACTTTCCATCATGCACGGACGTGCCGGTTCCGCGTTTGAACCTGGGCTGGCCCGAGACGCCTTGGGTGCGCTTGGAAAACATAGCGGTCTACACGAATCCCCCCGCCGAGGGTAAACCTTCCATCAGAGAGGTCATCCGACGGCATCTGCAGAAGGCCGGCCAA GTGCTTGCCATCGTGACAGACCGTCTGACAGACAGCACCATAATTGGGGATTTACATGATGCGGCCTCCAGGGGTGTCCCTGTTTACATCATTCTGAACCAACGGACTAGTGAGAAGTACACTTTCCAAAGGCTGGGACATCCG AACATTCAAGTCCGTCTTCTTGGAGGAAAAAGCTTCTGTTCCAGCAAGGGGAAGATGATGGTCGGGGAATTGAAAGACAAatttattttggtggatttggTGACAGTCATTCATGGCAGTTACAG CCTCACGTGGACTGACACTCACTTACACAGGCAAATCATCTCTGTGATTAATGGCTCAGCTGTAGACAGCTTCGACAAAGAGTTCCGGGTGCTGTTTGCCGCATCGGCCCCAGTTCCTAACATGTCGGACTACGTCGTTTCCCATGTAGAAAGGAGGGTAGAACCAATAGACTTCACCGACCCGAGCCCCCCGAGACACTTCCACCGTATGGAAGAGATCCTCAACCCTCCTTCTCCACCAATGAACACTCACCTGGATTGGGAAGCCATGGGCGTCATCCCTAGAGGGACCTTCCCAGATAGTCTTGAAGAAGAGGGAATAGTCGCAAGCCAAGCCGCCGTGCAGACTGCTATGgagtttgaaaaaaagacacttCTTTTAGATACTTTTAACCACATTGGTTACGAAGCAATGACTACAAGAAG GTTCTGGGACAGCTCTCCAATGACAGAAAATATACCAGATAACCCAAAAAA CTCGGCTGACCATCACACAAACCCACCCAACAATTACTTTCAAGAGAGACGAAACAACACAGGAGACCGACAATTTTCATCCTGGCGTGACAACCGAAATAATGACCTAAGTCAGAACAAGCTTTTATATTCCACCGACCTGGACGAGATCACCACCATAGAAAACAAACCTGAGTCAAGA AAACCCTTAATCTTGAGGGTGCCGCAGTCTGAGAGCTTCAACTCGCTAAGCGACCTTATGAAGCGGTTCAAGACAAAACGGAATAAGGGTGAAATGTTAAGAAAAGACTCCAGGAACAACCTGACCGAGATCACCcagtccatgatggacctccgTGAGGATGCACTGGATTCAGACCCAACTCCTGACGAAAAGAGATTTTCCATGCCGAGACTCAACGCTCAC AGTTATGACCAAAACCGAATAACACCGGGTTTATTcctgatgaagaggaggaataACGAAGTGAAGACTAGAGATCGATCTCGTGGCTTCGGCCTTGATCTGAACTGGAAGCCTTCAAGGGAAACCAAAGAAGTGGAAGACCAATGA